From one Acidobacteriota bacterium genomic stretch:
- a CDS encoding type IV pilus twitching motility protein PilT, with translation MATLPELLQKTLQSGASDLHLTTGVPPQIRVDGRLRPVNDEILAAADTKRLAYSVMTDGQKHQFEEKWEIDFSFGIKDLCRFRANVFNQRGAVAAVFRIIPFEVKGFQSLNLPPVVEKLCDKPRGLILVTGPTGSGKSTTLAAMIDKINCERNEHILTIEDPIEFLHSHKSCIVNQREVSADTHSFSDALRVALREDPDVVLIGEMRDLETVEAALRIAETGHLTLATLHTNSAASTINRIVDIFPSGQQPQIRAQLSLVLEGILCQALIPRASGSGRAMAMEILVPTTGIRNLIREDKIHQVYSSMQTGQDKYGMQTFNQSLSHLVLTKQISREDALNKSSNAEELQDLIQRGVGLNLQASAHRLQPAAAGMRP, from the coding sequence ATGGCCACCTTGCCCGAACTGCTACAGAAAACGCTCCAGTCCGGGGCTTCCGACCTTCACCTGACCACGGGGGTGCCCCCCCAGATCCGCGTGGACGGCCGGCTGCGGCCGGTCAACGACGAGATCCTGGCCGCCGCCGACACCAAGCGGCTGGCCTACAGCGTCATGACCGACGGGCAGAAGCACCAGTTCGAGGAAAAGTGGGAAATCGACTTCTCCTTCGGCATCAAGGATCTGTGCCGGTTCCGCGCCAACGTCTTCAACCAGCGGGGGGCGGTCGCCGCGGTGTTCCGCATCATCCCGTTCGAGGTCAAGGGGTTCCAGAGCCTCAACCTCCCCCCCGTGGTGGAGAAGCTGTGCGACAAGCCGCGCGGGCTGATCCTGGTTACGGGGCCCACCGGGAGCGGGAAATCGACCACGCTGGCGGCCATGATCGACAAGATCAACTGCGAGCGGAACGAGCACATCCTGACGATCGAGGACCCGATCGAGTTCCTCCACTCCCACAAGAGCTGCATCGTCAACCAGCGGGAGGTCAGCGCCGACACCCACTCCTTTTCCGACGCGCTCCGGGTGGCGCTGCGCGAGGACCCCGACGTGGTGCTGATCGGCGAAATGCGCGACCTGGAAACGGTGGAGGCCGCGCTGCGCATCGCCGAGACCGGACACCTGACCCTGGCCACGCTCCATACCAACAGCGCCGCCAGCACCATCAACCGGATCGTCGACATCTTCCCCTCCGGGCAGCAGCCGCAGATCCGGGCCCAGCTGAGCCTGGTCCTGGAGGGGATCCTCTGCCAGGCGCTGATCCCGCGGGCGAGCGGCTCGGGGCGCGCCATGGCCATGGAGATCCTGGTGCCGACCACGGGGATCCGGAACCTGATCCGCGAGGACAAGATCCACCAGGTCTACAGCTCCATGCAGACGGGTCAGGACAAGTACGGCATGCAGACGTTCAACCAGTCGCTGTCGCACCTGGTCCTGACCAAGCAGATCAGCAGGGAAGACGCCCTCAACAAATCGTCGAACGCCGAAGAACTCCAGGACCTCATCCAGCGCGGGGTCGGGCTCAACCTGCAGGCCTCGGCCCACCGTCTGCAGCCGGCCGCGGCCGGAATGCGTCCATGA
- a CDS encoding type II secretion system F family protein, with the protein MPTYAYRGRNLRTNESVLGERFATSPQALAGLLRREQIAPASIREKKASGLDFSFKKKVSQKEVAIFTRQFSVMLGAGLPLIQALDAIGSQHPNKEFKAVLEQIKGDVESGTTLSVAMARHPKVFDNLYTNMIAAGESGGILETILQRLSVFIEKIVKLKGALKSALIYPATILTIAVGVVAVILWKVVPVFRTLYEGFNVDLPLLTRVVIALSEIVERFMIPIVILAALAAFGFRSYYKTDKGRHVVDKAILKIPVIGEVIRKIGIARFTRTLATLLSSGVPILEGLEVTAKTAGNAILEDVILEVRQRIEAGGNMADPMRQSNFFPPMVTQMVSVGESTGEIDSMLTKVADYYEEEVDTVMANLMTILEPILMVFLGVVVGGIVIAMYLPLFKLIQVLSGG; encoded by the coding sequence ATGCCAACCTATGCATACCGCGGGCGAAACCTCCGAACCAACGAAAGCGTCCTGGGAGAACGTTTCGCCACCAGTCCCCAGGCCCTGGCCGGGCTGCTGCGGCGCGAACAGATCGCCCCGGCCTCCATCCGCGAGAAGAAGGCTTCGGGGCTCGATTTCTCCTTCAAGAAGAAGGTGTCGCAGAAGGAGGTCGCGATCTTCACCCGCCAGTTTTCGGTCATGCTGGGAGCCGGGCTCCCGCTGATCCAGGCCCTCGACGCCATCGGGAGCCAGCACCCGAACAAGGAGTTCAAGGCGGTGCTCGAGCAGATCAAGGGGGACGTGGAGTCGGGGACCACCCTTTCGGTCGCCATGGCGCGCCACCCCAAGGTGTTCGACAATCTCTACACCAACATGATCGCCGCGGGCGAATCGGGCGGCATCCTGGAAACGATCCTGCAGCGGTTGAGCGTCTTCATCGAAAAAATCGTCAAGCTGAAGGGGGCGCTCAAGTCGGCCCTCATCTACCCGGCTACCATCCTGACCATCGCCGTCGGGGTGGTGGCCGTCATCCTCTGGAAGGTGGTGCCGGTGTTCCGCACCCTCTACGAGGGGTTCAACGTCGACCTGCCGCTGTTGACGCGCGTCGTGATCGCCCTGTCGGAGATCGTGGAACGGTTCATGATCCCCATCGTCATCCTCGCCGCCCTGGCGGCCTTCGGCTTCAGGAGCTATTACAAGACCGACAAGGGACGGCACGTGGTGGACAAGGCCATCCTGAAGATCCCGGTGATCGGGGAGGTGATCCGCAAGATCGGGATCGCCCGCTTCACCCGCACCCTGGCCACCCTGCTCTCGAGCGGCGTCCCGATCCTCGAGGGCCTCGAAGTCACGGCCAAGACCGCCGGGAACGCCATCCTCGAGGACGTCATCCTCGAGGTGCGCCAGCGGATCGAGGCGGGCGGGAACATGGCCGACCCGATGCGCCAGTCCAATTTCTTCCCCCCCATGGTGACGCAGATGGTGAGCGTGGGGGAATCGACGGGCGAAATCGACTCCATGCTCACCAAGGTGGCCGACTACTACGAAGAAGAAGTCGACACCGTGATGGCCAACCTGATGACGATCCTGGAGCCGATCCTGATGGTGTTCCTCGGCGTCGTCGTCGGCGGCATCGTCATCGCCATGTACCTCCCCCTCTTCAAGCTGATCCAGGTGCTGTCGGGAGGCTAA